A genomic window from Triticum urartu cultivar G1812 chromosome 7, Tu2.1, whole genome shotgun sequence includes:
- the LOC125519206 gene encoding uncharacterized protein LOC125519206 encodes MPPRRKPQPSAKKPLRRSGRVNSTAAMADSADPTPSPPPLEASPAAAKPVSVDPAPESASPAAKPVSADPAPEAATPAAAAKTVSADPAPHQAPEAATPAAAAGSDLDGPPRRSATAGKLKKPFTDKLRAAAEERLARIPVDLRLRPLDPPPPSISNHEAALRALGLLDFARFDPGSEPPRPDLVAQLIAYYDRINQRSFVWDTRVSLNRSELAIAFSLPKKPVGPPAPPRGIKTAALVSAAQEFMRVCIHPWFTDCALSQEVAGAEQTVKDGSPHKVNWGGIIWGIIEKEIHELPERGDGVCQYGAYLQRLIRVQKPLLFELPQKEEAGKLVRMVSSDLVKDERDGDADARNKGLQEVEPRDADADASSKGLKESELEGVSLTSNSLDESGPADADASGNDLKELESGDVRRNILEESETAGVDLRSNDLNESGDVTKILEESETAAVDFRSNDLNESGNARSNILEEPETEGSDLRNNDLKKSDSGDAGSKSMDELADVDANAVSKSQDTSVVADGDAKGMGSDVEMESGDADANAGSKSPDTSKVMDEDAKGLDVEMESGDVDANAGSKSLDTSRVMDEDAKGLDVEMESGDADANAGSKSLDSSKVMDEDAKALDVELESQAIDPNASNNSPDTFKVVNEDAKVMSLDVELELGDADANARNKSPDTSKLVYEDVKVDMDANASSNKLETPNVADEVGKLLFGGVDANASSNRLEPPNVADEDDELQLGDVERLETSKVADEDVKGMSLEQSKAGDAMVLEEAVAPTHETNAVNGEVLADFAWEEDEDTIVGAAEKDACPSPEVELLTQEKVLVGPEEDEEAEEEEKDEAGWSSANDDDDSMDVEDNVSVQNLDTDNEEAEESEHDAFEGCSGGVEMNWGIGDDKGGEGTTHCLQQCDFPGVEFENLNKGNVGMRDGVSFDDGFKMGSLHGMESNLLQAMNSDPATYNGTENAHDLSSGNFLAMGADAHKNGVDLGAGNSFFFGNNNGKRHVEDIDDGYNDQMQTQQQFLQGNQHKRMRNSSSSVPPGSAFFNANYSEPIQNLLVNASMLYEQKEREIQEALSQKQFMANLLQEKEAIIHSLNSARFEQENKLQAKLRCFEHDLNVMGQLVSGYKRALKQSYASFNEYRKKFPSNEFRYRDVPNGGGLVLSVRELERELERKRCEEEQQKIAAANEMIGNFKLEWLSKPDDWEDRINLLWRKTEGLARELDLLKEKRKAKLAALAREE; translated from the coding sequence ATGCCTCCCAGACGCAAACCCCAACCGTCGGCGAAGAAACCCCTGCGCCGCTCCGGAAGGGTCAATTCCACCGCGGCCATGGCCGATTCCGCCGATCCAACCCCGTCCCCGCCGCCGCTGGAAgcctcccccgccgccgccaagcccgtCTCCGTCGATCCGGCCCCGGAGTCGGCCTCCCCCGCCGCCAAGCCCGTCTCTGCCGATCCGGCCCCGGAGGCGGccacccccgccgccgccgccaagacCGTCTCCGCCGATCCGGCCCCGCACCAGGCCCCGGAGGCGGccacccccgccgccgccgccgggtcCGATCTGGACGGCCCGCCCCGGAGATCCGCCACCGCCGGCAAGCTCAAGAAGCCCTTCACCGACAAGCTCCGCGCCGCCGCGGAGGAGCGCCTCGCGCGCATCCCTGTCGACCTCCGCCTCCGCCCGCTGGACCCCCCGCCGCCCTCCATCTCCAACCACGAGGCCGCCCTCCGCGCCCTCGGCCTCCTCGACTTCGCGCGGTTTGACCCCGGATCTGAGCCCCCGCGCCCCGACCTCGTCGCGCAGCTCATCGCCTATTACGACCGGATTAATCAGCGCAGCTTCGTCTGGGACACCCGCGTCAGCCTCAACCGCTCCGAATTGGCCATCGCCTTCTCCCTCCCCAAAAAGCCAGTCGGGCCGCCCGCCCCGCCCCGAGGGATCAAAACCGCGGCCTTGGTCTCCGCCGCCCAGGAGTTCATGCGCGTCTGCATCCATCCCTGGTTCACGGATTGCGCACTGTcgcaggaggtggccggggcggAACAGACTGTGAAGGACGGGTCACCGCATAAGGTTAACTGGGGCGGCATCATCTGGGGTATCATCGAGAAGGAGATTCACGAGCTGCCCGAGAGGGGTGATGGGGTGTGCCAATACGGCGCGTATCTTCAGCGGCTCATCCGGGTGCAGAAGCCGCTGCTGTTTGAGCTGCCGCAGAAAGAGGAGGCGGGGAAGCTTGTTCGGATGGTGTCTTCTGATTTAGTTAAGGACGAGCGGGATGGAGACGCAGATGCCAGGAACAAGGGCTTGCAGGAGGTGGAGCCTAGAGATGCAGATGCGGATGCGAGCAGCAAGGGCCTGAAGGAATCTGAGTTAGAGGGTGTGAGTCTGACCAGCAATAGCTTGGATGAATCGGGGCCCGCAGATgctgatgctagtggtaatgacTTGAAGGAGTTGGAATCTGGGGATGTGAGGCGAAACATCTTGGAGGAATCAGAGACAGCAGGTGTGGATTTGAGGAGCAATGACTTGAATGAGTCTGGGGATGTGACCAAGATATTGGAGGAATCTGAGACAGCAGCTGTGGATTTCAGGAGCAATGACTTGAATGAGTCTGGGAATGCGAGGAGCAACATCTTGGAGGAACCAGAGACAGAAGGTTCGGATTTGAGGAACAATGACTTAAAGAAGTCAGATTCTGGGGATGCAGGGAGCAAGAGCATGGATGAATTGGCGGATGTGGATGCTAATGCAGTGAGCAAGTCACAGGATACATCAGTGGTGGCGGATGGGGATGCAAAGGGCATGGGCTCGGATGTTGAGATGGAGTCAGGGGATGCTGATGCTAATGCAGGGAGCAAGTCACCGGATACATCTAAGGTGATGGATGAGGATGCTAAGGGCTTGGATGTCGAGATGGAGTCAGGCGATGTGGATGCTAATGCAGGGAGCAAGTCACTGGATACATCAAGGGTGATGGATGAGGATGCAAAGGGATTGGATGTTGAGATGGAGTCAGGGGATGCAGATGCTAATGCAGGGAGCAAGTCACTGGATTCATCGAAGGTTATGGATGAGGATGCAAAGGCCTTGGATGTCGAATTGGAGTCGCAGGCTATTGATCCTAATGCAAGCAATAATTCGCCGGATACATTTAAGGTGGTTAATGAGGATGCAAAGGTCATGAGTTTGGATGTCGAATTGGAGTTAGGGGATGCAGATGCTAATGCAAGGAACAAGTCACCAGATACATCAAAGTTGGTGTATGAGGATGTAAAGGTGGACATGGATGCTAATGCAAGCAGCAACAAACTGGAGACACCCAATGTGGCGGATGAGGTCGGCAAATTGCTGTTCGGGGGTGTGGATGCTAATGCAAGCAGCAATAGACTGGAGCCACCAAATGTGGCTGATGAGGATGATGAATTGCAGTTGGGGGATGTGGAGAGATTGGAGACATCAAAGGTGGCGGATGAGGATGTAAAGGGCATGAGCTTGGAGCAATCAAAGGCAGGGGATGCCATGGTGCTGGAGGAAGCTGTAGCTCCTACACATGAAACGAATGCTGTGAATGGTGAGGTTTTGGCAGACTTTGCatgggaggaagatgaagacacAATTGTGGGTGCAGCAGAGAAGGATGCATGCCCATCGCCGGAGGTGGAACTGTTGACACAGGAGAAAGTGCTAGTAGGGCCAGAGGAGGATGAGGAggcagaagaggaagagaaggaTGAGGCAGGGTGGAGCTCTGCCAATGATGACGATGACAGTATGGATGTCGAAGATAATGTATCTGTCCAAAATCTGGATACTGATAATGAGGAGGCGGAGGAGTCAGAGCATGATGCATTTGAGGGGTGTAGTGGTGGAGTGGAGATGAACTGGGGTATTGGGGATGACAAGGGGGGCGAGGGGACGACACATTGTTTACAGCAATGTGATTTTCCAGGGGTGGAGTTTGAGAATTTGAATAAAGGGAATGTTGGGATGAGGGATGGTGTGAGCTTTGATGATGGATTCAAAATGGGTTCCTTGCATGGGATGGAGTCAAACCTCCTCCAGGCTATGAACTCAGATCCTGCGACATACAATGGCACGGAGAATGCACATGACCTGTCCTCTGGAAATTTCTTGGCTATGGGGGCTGATGCACATAAGAATGGAGTGGACCTGGGGGCTGGCAATTCATTTTTCTTTGGCAATAATAATGGGAAGAGGCACGTTGAGGATATTGATGATGGGTACAATGACCAGATGCAAACACAACAGCAGTTTCTGCAGGGCAATCAACATAAGCGGATGCGGAACTCCAGCAGTAGTGTACCACCTGGATCAGCATTCTTCAATGCAAATTATTCAGAACCCATACAGAACTTATTGGTCAATGCCAGCATGTTATACgaacagaaagagagagagattCAAGAGGCGCTGTCACAGAAGCAATTTATGGCTAACTTGCTGCAGGAGAAGGAAGCAATTATCCACTCACTAAACTCAGCCAGGTTTGAGCAAGAGAATAAGTTGCAAGCAAAGCTTAGGTGCTTTGAGCATGATCTGAATGTGATGGGTCAGTTGGTCAGTGGGTATAAGAGGGCTTTGAAACAGAGTTATGCTTCTTTCAATGAGTACAGGAAGAAGTTCCCTTCTAACGAGTTCCGTTATCGTGATGTTCCTAATGGCGGCGGTCTTGTCCTTAGCGTCAGGGAGTtggagagggagttggagaggaAACGGTGTGAGGAAGAGCAGCAGAAAATTGCTGCAGCAAATGAGATGATTGGAAATTTCAAGCTTGAATGGCTTTCAAAGCCTGATGATTGGGAAGATCGCATCAACCTTTTGTGGCGCAAAACTGAAGGGCTGGCTCGGGAGCTTGATCTTCTCAAGGAAAAAAGAAAAGCAAAGCTTGCAGCCCTTGCTAGGGAAGAATGA
- the LOC125519785 gene encoding T-complex protein 1 subunit gamma has protein sequence MALHAPVLVLKDSLKRESGAKVQHGNIQAAKAVSDIIRTTLGPRSMLKMLLDASGGIVVTNDGNAILRELDIAHPAAKSMIELSRTQDEEVGDGTTSVIVLAGEMLHVAETFIEKNYHPTVICRAYSRALEDAIAVLDKIAMPVDVNDREAMLGLVKSSIGTKFTGQFGDLIADLAIDATTTAGVDLGQGMREVDIKKYIKVEKIPGGQLEDSKVLKGVMFNKDVVAPGKMKRKIVNPRIILLDCPVEYKKGENQTNAELMSEEDWKVLLDMEEEYIKNLCVQILKFKPDLVITEKGLSDMAMHYLSKAGVSAIRRLRKTDNNRIAKACGAVIVNRPEELQESDVGTRAGLFEVKKIGDEFFSFIIECKDPKACTVLLRGASKDILNEVERNLQDAMSVARNILKNPKLLPGGGASELTVSATLKQKSSSVEGVEKWPYEAAALAFEAIPRTLLQNCGLNVIRTMTQLQGKHANGENPWVGVDGRTGDIVDMKERKIWDSYSVKAQTFKTAIESACMLLRIDDIVSGIKKKQAPGSGAPKQPQIETGEDADTEQMIPE, from the exons GTATCGTGGTCACTAATGACGGCAATGCTATATTACGGGAGCTAGACATTGCACATCCTGCTGCTAAG TCTATGATTGAGCTAAGCCGCACACAGGATGAAGAAGTGGGAGATGGGACAACATCTGTAATTGTTCTAG CTGGTGAGATGCTCCATGTTGCAGAAACATTTATTGAAAAGAACTACCATCCCACTGTCATTTGCCGAG CATACAGCAGAGCTCTTGAGGATGCCATAGCTGTCCTTGACAAAATTGCAATGCCTGTTGATGTTAATGACC GCGAGGCAATGCTAGGGCTGGTGAAGAGCTCCATTGGTACAAAATTCACTGGCCAGTTTGGCGACCTAATTGCT GACCTTGCCATAGATGCTACTACAACAGCAGGTGTAGACCTGGGTCAAGGAATGCGTGAAGTTGATATCAAGAAATATATCAAAGTAGAGAAGATTCCTGGCGGCCAGTTGGAGGACTCAAAGGTTCTTAAAGGGGTCATGTTCAATAAAGATGTTGTGGCTCCTGGAAAAATGAAAAGGAAGATAGTAAATCCACGCATCATCCTTTTGGATTGCCCTGTTGAGTACAAAAAGGGGGAAAATCAGACAAATGCCGAGTTGATGAGTGAAGAAGATTG GAAGGTTCTGCTAGATATGGAGGAAGAATACATCAAGAACCTCTGTGTGCAAATTTTGAAATTCAAGCCTGACCTGGTTATCACAGAGAAAGGACTCAGTGACATGGCTATGCATTATTTAAGCAAAGCTGGTGTTAGTGCAATCCGTAGACTTAGGAAGACAGATAACAACAGGATTGCTAAAGCCTGTGGTGCAGTTATAGTTAACAGGCCAGAGGAGCTTCAAGAATCAGATGTGGGGACACGAGCTGGTCTCTTTGAGGTTAAGAAGATCGGTGATGAATTCTTTTCCTTCATTATTGAATGCAAAGATCCTAAAGCATGCACTGTTCTATTGAGGGGAGCAAGCAAGGACATCTTGAACGAGGTGGAGAGGAACCTTCAG GATGCCATGTCTGTTGCAAGGAACATTTTGAAAAACCCGAAACTTCTACCTGGAGGTGGTGCTTCTGAATTGACTGTATCGGCAACACTAAAGCAAAAGAGTTCTTCAGTTGAAGGTGTTGAAAAG TGGCCTTATGAAGCTGCTGCTTTAGCATTCGAAGCAATCCCAAGAACTTTGCTTCAAAATTGTGGTTTGAATGTTATTAGGACGATGACACAACTCCAGGGAAAG CATGCGAATGGTGAAAATCCTTGGGTTGGTGTTGATGGAAGGACTGGTGATATTGTTGACATGAAAGAGCGGAAG ATCTGGGATTCTTACAGCGTGAAGGCACAGACGTTCAAGACAGCGATCGAGTCTGCTTGCATGCTTCTAAGGATTGACGACATTGTCAGTGGAATCAAGAAGAAGCAGGCTCCTGGCTCTGGTGCTCCCAAGCAACCCCAGATTGAAACGGGTGAAGATGCGGACACTGAACAGATGATCCCGGAGTAG
- the LOC125519208 gene encoding uncharacterized protein LOC125519208 → MDRQSLRVGGAGDAQEFCYVGSRQPDVACGAFLMELLEDTPAAADQAPEAAEDRLRRVMRSLEAELGVAAAPAPAAAEDGESTADGPMSDYDDGELEEMLSELGGSLGAEAPSLAAVLPLEYWEEVPPVMGSDMGGWYVDGEGFVAGYEFREPSYYTYGEVSAVEQVYSPLCLWE, encoded by the coding sequence ATGGATCGCCAGAGCTTGCGAGTCGGTGGCGCCGGCGACGCGCAGGAGTTCTGCTACGTCGGCAGCCGGCAGCCCGACGTCGCCTGCGGGGCCTTCCTGATGGAGCTGCTGGAGGACACGCCGGCGGCCGCCGACCAGGCGCCAGAGGCCGCCGAGGACCGGCTGAGGCGCGTCATGCGGTCCCTCGAAGCCGAGCTCGGCGTCGCAGCGGCGCCGGCGCCCGCTGCGGCGGAGGACGGCGAGAGCACAGCGGACGGGCCGATGAGCGACTACGACGACGGGGAGCTGGAGGAGATGCTGTCGGAGCTGGGCGGTAGCCTGGGGGCCGAGGCGCCGTCGTTGGCCGCCGTGCTGCCGTTGGAGTACTGGGAGGAGGTGCCGCCGGTGATGGGCAGCGACATGGGCGGCTGGTACGTCGACGGCGAGGGCTTCGTGGCAGGGTACGAGTTCAGGGAACCATCCTACTACACCTATGGTGAGGTCTCCGCCGTTGAGCAGGTGTACAGCCCCCTGTGCCTGTGGGAGTGA